A single region of the Pseudomonas sp. GGS8 genome encodes:
- a CDS encoding DNA lyase: MTHYTPEALSRAVAAVCPDIRLRIDTGTVSDERHLWWELSCCILSSQVPYSLAMAAADAIDKHGCLHQDGQDSQGLAYRLFDLLSAPLDVEGKTRHYRFPKARAGHLAATWTAVTTAAGSLNSLISGLTANDTRTWLVAHAPGVGPKQASMFLRNCGITYDLAILDRHVLNYMSAQGIYSGGQASISGLKQYGRHEKTLRDHAQELDCPVGLLDWAIWIVMRVANRKQEAISI, translated from the coding sequence ATGACCCATTACACACCAGAAGCCCTGTCGAGGGCAGTGGCAGCGGTATGCCCAGACATCCGTTTGCGCATCGATACTGGAACTGTCTCTGATGAGCGACACCTGTGGTGGGAATTGTCATGCTGCATTCTCAGCAGCCAAGTCCCCTACTCTCTAGCGATGGCCGCCGCTGACGCGATCGACAAACACGGCTGCCTGCACCAGGACGGCCAGGATTCTCAAGGATTGGCTTACCGGCTTTTTGACCTACTCAGCGCCCCCTTGGATGTTGAAGGCAAAACACGCCATTACCGATTCCCCAAGGCACGAGCTGGGCACCTGGCCGCAACTTGGACCGCTGTCACCACGGCTGCAGGCTCACTCAACTCACTGATTAGTGGTTTGACCGCAAACGATACGCGCACTTGGCTGGTTGCTCACGCGCCAGGTGTTGGACCAAAGCAGGCCAGTATGTTCTTGCGTAACTGCGGCATAACTTACGACTTGGCGATCCTGGATCGTCACGTGCTCAATTATATGTCCGCCCAAGGTATTTATTCTGGCGGACAAGCGTCGATATCCGGACTGAAACAGTACGGCAGACACGAGAAAACGCTTAGGGATCATGCGCAAGAGTTGGATTGTCCGGTAGGCCTACTTGATTGGGCCATTTGGATTGTCATGCGCGTCGCGAACAGAAAGCAGGAGGCTATTTCAATATGA
- a CDS encoding toll/interleukin-1 receptor domain-containing protein, whose amino-acid sequence MDEVRSYPINDRKYSAFISYSHADSKTAKWFHGALEAWTLPTDIREMVQRQMGNIHRLSPVFLDSKELSSSPNLGHSLIQALDESYALIVFCSPESAASKWVNEEVLHFKRTGRADRIFTVIVDSYPKSRNRVPAAGEDYFCPALCHPLGEDGELDTSLREEPVAADMRERGGHSRQDVLLKIISSILQLRFDTLKQRDRERKRKRLIAISALIFTAVMLLVWSLYEREKSRKANAARHSVELLSIADARFRRLDYDGGSEYLQDSIKVRQALGQGPSSEQLAVIYRTLLNKRVSLPISAMTIKDDLQSLAQGSLLLASLEGSRAALINSADLSVLSYIDMTPVIEHFLQQGLSTSDLPLALQGQSAEADTEGRKLYLLIRNQLFTFDMDSGKFQDLLDLTQVRDFSGIPHNQRTDFEIYWVGGQLIVEFGRESKYVAFRRPAGEWKVISGRSVADWDDQTGDVYLNDQGQAIERYRDAQMKVRQSINANRNFVMGSRRSLLSIADISAAGTSVVTLETEKLKPLWHCQIAAGKVIQADPISAKQLLVQTESPALLWLYRRENQGCTLVGTYASAATWFDYIPEARQLVLSQGNDSEWVKVTDEGFERIAQVPYSHAAMTPNGDGYAVHNEKVLKVWPQGRFFAETLKGKYTASGKTSMLFASSDGIRTISLGTDIAPDQHWVRSYSGEAYQLLNQNGEVLRELSPSLNEATINNVLSRVSFNERSPSTDDGMSRLLAQSLRQNGISWHTPILDNPWKGDIYGQTYDVLTRINLKSDQLQVLPAPAGEHLFNDSTGEVWTRSSLDRHLLTYLPAEARSAIEIEGSSAYFAVDPGESPWYGVRDRSQSGLIFSTDGHTTLVFNTKGRWALINAHQLQPIVNPATRDLAIKSAVFQTQGWLVATRDNRLLQMSADGNTLLQQAPLRPGASQIVDLSEQGLILVQTSEGVALHDAMTLAEVSLIPGYGEFHAVGSGQQVLLAVESATGDKKWDIYRLPAFGINLLECLDDLRLTKADPFQLTR is encoded by the coding sequence ATGGACGAAGTACGCAGCTACCCCATCAATGATCGAAAGTATTCGGCGTTCATCAGCTATTCCCATGCTGATAGCAAGACAGCAAAATGGTTTCATGGTGCCCTGGAGGCTTGGACGCTACCAACAGATATTCGTGAAATGGTTCAGCGGCAAATGGGAAATATACATCGTCTCTCCCCAGTGTTTCTCGACAGCAAGGAGCTTTCAAGCTCCCCCAATCTTGGGCATTCACTCATTCAAGCGCTGGACGAATCCTATGCTTTGATCGTGTTTTGTTCACCTGAATCAGCAGCATCTAAATGGGTAAACGAAGAGGTTCTGCATTTCAAACGTACTGGACGAGCCGACCGGATTTTTACCGTAATAGTCGATAGCTATCCAAAGAGCAGGAATCGTGTGCCGGCGGCAGGTGAAGATTACTTTTGTCCGGCATTGTGTCATCCATTGGGGGAAGACGGCGAGCTTGATACAAGCCTTAGGGAGGAGCCTGTCGCCGCCGATATGCGTGAACGCGGTGGTCATAGTCGCCAGGATGTATTGCTCAAGATCATATCAAGCATTTTGCAGCTGCGTTTTGACACGTTAAAACAGCGCGACCGTGAACGTAAGCGAAAGAGGCTGATAGCTATCTCGGCATTGATCTTCACGGCGGTTATGTTACTTGTCTGGAGCCTTTATGAGCGAGAAAAAAGCAGGAAGGCCAATGCCGCACGTCATTCGGTTGAACTGCTGTCTATTGCCGACGCGCGTTTTCGTCGCCTTGATTACGACGGCGGTAGTGAGTATTTGCAAGACTCGATCAAGGTGCGCCAAGCGCTGGGGCAGGGGCCCTCATCGGAGCAATTGGCAGTCATCTACCGGACACTGCTGAATAAGCGGGTCAGTTTGCCAATTAGCGCAATGACGATAAAAGACGATTTGCAAAGTCTTGCGCAGGGCTCACTGCTGTTGGCTTCTTTAGAAGGATCACGTGCAGCACTGATCAACAGCGCCGACTTAAGTGTGCTGAGTTACATAGACATGACGCCAGTTATTGAGCATTTTCTTCAGCAAGGACTGAGTACCTCAGACCTGCCACTGGCACTACAGGGACAAAGTGCCGAAGCCGACACGGAGGGTCGCAAGTTATACCTGCTGATCAGAAATCAGCTATTTACCTTCGATATGGATAGCGGGAAATTTCAGGATTTACTGGACCTTACTCAGGTACGTGACTTTTCGGGTATTCCACACAATCAACGAACAGACTTCGAAATTTACTGGGTGGGCGGGCAGTTGATTGTCGAGTTCGGTCGAGAATCCAAGTACGTTGCCTTCCGGCGTCCCGCCGGGGAATGGAAAGTGATTAGCGGCCGTAGCGTCGCTGACTGGGACGATCAAACCGGTGATGTGTATCTGAATGACCAGGGGCAGGCTATCGAGCGCTATCGAGATGCTCAGATGAAAGTTCGACAGAGCATCAATGCGAATCGCAATTTTGTCATGGGATCGCGTCGCAGTTTGTTGAGCATTGCCGACATTTCCGCAGCGGGCACGTCAGTGGTGACGCTAGAGACCGAAAAGCTCAAGCCCTTATGGCATTGTCAGATTGCAGCGGGAAAAGTGATTCAGGCGGACCCCATCTCTGCAAAACAGTTGCTGGTGCAAACCGAGTCTCCTGCCCTGCTATGGTTATATCGTCGCGAAAATCAAGGTTGTACCCTCGTGGGCACCTATGCCAGTGCCGCAACATGGTTCGATTACATACCAGAAGCACGGCAGTTGGTCCTCTCGCAGGGCAATGACAGTGAGTGGGTCAAGGTCACCGATGAAGGATTCGAGCGGATCGCTCAGGTGCCTTATTCGCATGCTGCCATGACGCCCAACGGCGACGGGTACGCGGTTCACAACGAAAAGGTGCTTAAGGTTTGGCCTCAAGGCCGGTTCTTTGCAGAGACGCTGAAAGGGAAATACACGGCCTCTGGAAAGACCTCAATGTTATTTGCTTCATCTGATGGCATACGCACGATTAGTCTTGGTACTGACATCGCACCGGATCAGCATTGGGTCCGATCCTATAGTGGTGAGGCTTATCAGCTTCTGAACCAGAATGGTGAGGTTTTGCGTGAGCTGAGCCCATCGTTAAATGAAGCAACAATTAACAATGTTCTCAGCCGTGTGTCGTTCAATGAGCGCTCGCCGTCGACCGATGACGGAATGAGTCGGTTGTTGGCTCAGAGTCTGAGACAAAACGGCATTTCGTGGCACACCCCGATCCTTGATAATCCCTGGAAAGGCGACATCTACGGTCAGACGTACGATGTGCTGACACGTATCAATCTAAAGTCCGACCAATTGCAGGTATTACCCGCACCAGCCGGGGAACATCTGTTCAACGATTCGACCGGCGAGGTGTGGACTCGCAGTTCCCTGGATAGACACTTATTGACCTACCTGCCGGCTGAAGCCCGAAGCGCTATAGAGATTGAAGGCAGCTCGGCATATTTTGCCGTAGACCCTGGCGAATCCCCTTGGTATGGCGTTCGAGACCGGTCGCAGTCCGGTCTCATATTCTCCACAGATGGCCACACCACGTTGGTGTTCAATACCAAAGGTCGATGGGCGCTCATTAACGCGCACCAACTACAACCAATTGTTAACCCGGCGACTCGGGATCTCGCAATAAAATCTGCGGTTTTCCAGACGCAAGGCTGGCTGGTAGCTACTCGCGACAACCGATTGTTACAGATGTCTGCCGATGGCAATACGCTTTTGCAGCAGGCCCCTTTGCGTCCTGGCGCCAGTCAGATTGTCGACCTCAGCGAGCAAGGTCTCATCCTTGTGCAAACGAGTGAGGGCGTCGCCTTGCACGACGCTATGACCCTGGCCGAAGTATCGTTGATACCAGGTTACGGGGAATTTCACGCCGTAGGCTCAGGTCAGCAGGTACTGCTGGCGGTGGAAAGCGCTACTGGCGATAAGAAATGGGACATCTATCGATTGCCCGCCTTCGGCATAAACTTACTCGAGTGCTTGGATGACTTGCGCCTGACAAAAGCTGATCCCTTTCAGCTCACCCGTTGA
- a CDS encoding DUF4071 domain-containing protein — MQLCFVVMGFGKKTDYETGRTLDLNATYETIIQPAVLSKGMRCVRADEIQQSGIIDVQMYEMLLRADLVIADISTGNVNAVYELGVRHALRPNSTIIMNEDQGKLHFDLNHVSTFRYAHFGEDIMGREAIRATKALGDLIEAAMTAPTVDSPVYTFLPKLVSPRMSDDQFKELIDEAEAAQKKLSHHMHEGEKFMRQSDHSAAMEHFQAARDMKPEEPDILQKLALSTYKSKSPDEVAALHAALSVLAPLEPTLSNDPETLGIAGAINKRLWLIQRDRAALDVAIRLYGRGFEVRRDYYNGENFALCFEFRAQQHADQAEKVYDFMSAQKIRRSIAKSLSAIEASPDFFDRPDKRWVYATLANCHFACEEPDTGFIYEQKFLGAAAAQWEVDTYYFGKDELLAIRAERLSALAPEVK; from the coding sequence ATGCAGCTATGTTTTGTAGTAATGGGCTTTGGTAAAAAAACGGATTACGAAACAGGTCGCACTCTGGATCTTAATGCCACGTATGAGACGATCATTCAGCCCGCAGTTCTTAGCAAGGGCATGCGGTGCGTGAGAGCGGATGAGATTCAGCAATCGGGCATTATCGATGTCCAGATGTATGAAATGCTTCTGCGTGCAGACCTGGTCATCGCAGACATCTCAACAGGCAACGTAAACGCTGTTTATGAGTTGGGGGTTCGGCATGCATTGCGTCCGAATTCTACGATCATCATGAATGAGGATCAGGGCAAGCTGCATTTTGATCTTAACCACGTGAGCACTTTTAGGTACGCGCATTTCGGTGAAGACATCATGGGGCGCGAAGCGATCAGGGCAACAAAGGCTCTGGGAGATCTCATTGAAGCGGCCATGACTGCCCCGACAGTCGACAGCCCTGTCTACACCTTCCTGCCTAAGCTAGTTTCTCCAAGGATGTCGGATGACCAGTTCAAGGAACTGATCGATGAGGCAGAGGCGGCGCAGAAGAAACTGTCCCATCACATGCATGAGGGAGAAAAATTTATGCGGCAGAGTGACCACTCCGCCGCCATGGAACACTTTCAAGCTGCGCGTGACATGAAGCCCGAAGAGCCCGACATCTTGCAAAAACTGGCTCTGAGCACTTACAAATCGAAGTCGCCCGACGAAGTTGCGGCGCTCCACGCAGCCCTGTCAGTACTTGCGCCCCTTGAACCCACGCTTTCAAACGATCCTGAGACTCTTGGGATTGCAGGGGCCATCAACAAGCGGCTCTGGCTTATACAGCGCGATCGCGCGGCATTGGACGTCGCGATACGGTTGTATGGGAGAGGGTTTGAAGTTAGACGCGATTACTACAATGGCGAGAATTTCGCATTGTGCTTCGAATTTCGTGCGCAACAACATGCTGATCAGGCGGAAAAAGTTTACGACTTTATGAGCGCCCAAAAAATACGCCGGTCGATTGCGAAATCTCTATCGGCGATTGAAGCGTCCCCAGACTTTTTTGACAGGCCAGATAAACGCTGGGTGTATGCGACGTTGGCCAACTGCCACTTCGCCTGTGAAGAACCTGATACAGGGTTCATTTATGAGCAGAAATTCCTGGGAGCAGCAGCCGCTCAGTGGGAAGTTGATACCTATTATTTTGGGAAGGATGAACTCTTGGCAATCCGTGCAGAACGGTTGTCGGCACTGGCTCCAGAAGTTAAATAA
- a CDS encoding DUF4231 domain-containing protein translates to MKETDFPGLYQSADTLSGGAQSSFFTALILNLIFLVSAAAVSVINYPHWGAAVIQAVLLAGATASSVYLALVRPERLWYSGRAVAESIKTLTWRYVSRAEPFHEADPVAKKLFLVKLKAVISQNQGGAGKLTSHISEKQISATMVQLRAGSFDARRDNYIKCRINDQLAWYEKKAKLNKKASERFFAALIFINAIAFICALIKIANVQYQYFPTDILIAFAASLLTWMQAKRFSELSASYALTAHEIGIIREQADELVSDDGLSLFVGDAENAFSREHTQWVARKDN, encoded by the coding sequence ATGAAAGAGACAGATTTTCCAGGACTATATCAGTCTGCTGACACCCTTTCCGGTGGCGCGCAGTCAAGCTTCTTCACCGCCTTGATCTTGAACCTGATTTTTTTGGTTTCAGCGGCCGCTGTTTCAGTTATCAATTACCCGCATTGGGGGGCGGCGGTTATCCAGGCGGTGTTGCTGGCTGGCGCAACAGCAAGTTCGGTTTACCTGGCCCTGGTAAGGCCCGAGCGCCTTTGGTACTCAGGACGCGCCGTTGCTGAGTCCATCAAAACACTGACATGGCGCTACGTCTCAAGAGCAGAGCCTTTTCATGAGGCGGATCCTGTTGCCAAAAAGCTGTTCCTTGTAAAACTTAAGGCGGTCATAAGTCAGAACCAGGGGGGGGCGGGCAAGCTGACCAGCCACATCTCGGAAAAACAGATTTCGGCAACAATGGTTCAGCTCAGGGCCGGTTCTTTCGATGCAAGGCGGGATAATTATATAAAATGCAGAATCAATGATCAGTTGGCGTGGTATGAGAAAAAAGCCAAGTTAAACAAAAAAGCTTCGGAAAGATTTTTTGCTGCCCTGATTTTTATCAATGCGATAGCGTTCATTTGCGCCCTAATCAAGATCGCGAATGTGCAATACCAGTATTTTCCAACGGACATACTCATCGCCTTTGCCGCCAGTCTGCTGACTTGGATGCAAGCCAAGCGCTTTTCTGAGTTGTCGGCATCGTACGCGCTAACGGCCCATGAAATCGGGATCATACGCGAGCAAGCTGATGAGCTTGTCTCTGATGATGGCCTGTCTTTGTTTGTTGGCGATGCCGAGAATGCGTTTTCGCGTGAACACACCCAGTGGGTTGCTCGTAAAGACAATTGA
- a CDS encoding TIR domain-containing protein, producing the protein MGGSSTGGWSRLGDVRSLEQKAKAALQEGKRNVFISFATEDMNDVNLLRAQAKNENNDIEFNDHSVREAYDSEQAEYIRRKIAERINRSSVTVVYLSDSAAKSDWVQWEVQKSLDLGKKVVAVYKGQKYSGTVPKWVAENGIKTVAWSKLSDELK; encoded by the coding sequence ATGGGCGGTAGCAGCACGGGGGGATGGAGCCGGCTTGGTGATGTCAGATCTTTGGAACAGAAAGCCAAGGCCGCTCTTCAGGAAGGCAAGCGTAACGTCTTTATCAGCTTCGCCACAGAAGACATGAACGACGTCAACCTGTTGAGAGCCCAGGCTAAGAACGAAAACAATGACATTGAGTTCAACGATCATTCTGTGCGTGAGGCTTATGACAGCGAACAGGCGGAGTATATACGGCGCAAAATCGCTGAGCGTATCAATCGCTCGTCAGTCACCGTGGTGTACCTTTCTGATAGCGCTGCAAAAAGTGATTGGGTGCAGTGGGAAGTACAGAAAAGCCTAGATCTGGGCAAGAAAGTGGTAGCGGTTTACAAAGGTCAGAAGTATTCCGGCACAGTACCCAAATGGGTAGCCGAAAACGGCATCAAAACCGTGGCTTGGTCGAAGCTGTCAGACGAACTGAAATAA
- a CDS encoding 7-cyano-7-deazaguanine synthase, with protein sequence MSIVTLVSGGLDSTLVAKLAQEEGLHIFPLFVDYGQRARDRELAACRLAMKKLGLPEPEIAGLSGFGQLIRSGLTDSTLHVVDDAFTPGRNMLFLLTAAAYAYQKKADAISIGLLHESTSLFPDQTSRFLREAERMISLCMGRTIKVLAPLSSFTKPDVVALAVEKGISETYSCHRGEKEACGNCIACNEFKFEVAEDGR encoded by the coding sequence ATGAGCATCGTAACACTCGTTTCCGGAGGCCTGGACTCCACATTAGTTGCCAAACTGGCGCAGGAGGAAGGGCTGCACATTTTTCCGCTTTTTGTCGACTATGGCCAGCGTGCACGCGACCGCGAGCTGGCTGCCTGCCGACTAGCCATGAAAAAACTGGGACTGCCGGAACCTGAGATCGCAGGTCTGTCGGGATTTGGGCAGTTGATACGTTCGGGCCTGACCGATTCAACTCTGCACGTCGTAGATGACGCGTTCACCCCCGGTCGAAACATGCTTTTCCTGCTGACAGCGGCTGCGTACGCCTATCAGAAGAAAGCAGATGCGATTTCGATTGGCCTGTTACATGAAAGCACCAGCTTGTTCCCGGATCAGACATCTCGCTTCCTTAGAGAGGCCGAGCGCATGATATCTCTATGCATGGGAAGAACGATCAAAGTGCTTGCTCCTCTTTCCTCGTTTACCAAACCCGATGTTGTTGCTCTGGCTGTAGAAAAAGGCATTTCCGAAACTTACTCATGCCATAGGGGTGAAAAAGAAGCTTGCGGAAACTGCATTGCCTGTAACGAATTCAAATTTGAGGTGGCCGAAGATGGGCGGTAG
- a CDS encoding toll/interleukin-1 receptor domain-containing protein: MSDVYIVYPKENLATTERLHELLSPQWEVWWDDNIVGDWRPAIEENLANTKCIVALISAFSGKATVTEELRIGQQHTPNIIALSLDGTAAPYPFGSVTSIDFRTWKGEADHPGFLQLQRKIGRVAAPRAKPDRLQVTAAGRLPIPNVFMSVSSHETQFDPADALTVLKVHNTSSILVSAYDLVKSPDRENMIKEIKSYRENGGFVLMDSGNYEATRLNDEDWKPSHFKQALAEALHDWAFIFDTKPSKDTQVAIRKIIRAVKRDSKHSTVPVIPIVHVEQNERGLAQLPEIVRGVSEQLNPPVIAIAERELGAGMATRAKTMKRIRAELNELPYYQPIHLLGTGNPWSIAVLVAAGADTFDGLEWCRFAIDPAHGRLHHFQHFDFFKNKGERTPFLDMVDADHAIKYAGRVAFYNLEYYAEFGRLMREMISTKDAELFATGTMRGIGFQELRKLFPEIFP; this comes from the coding sequence ATGTCTGACGTGTATATCGTTTACCCAAAAGAAAATCTTGCTACGACTGAAAGACTGCACGAACTCCTCTCTCCACAATGGGAGGTCTGGTGGGATGACAACATCGTCGGCGATTGGCGGCCGGCCATCGAGGAAAACCTCGCAAATACAAAATGCATTGTCGCGCTAATCTCAGCCTTCTCGGGAAAGGCAACAGTGACCGAAGAGCTCAGAATTGGTCAGCAGCACACCCCAAACATTATCGCTTTGTCGTTGGATGGTACAGCAGCGCCCTATCCGTTTGGCAGCGTTACAAGTATCGACTTTCGTACTTGGAAAGGTGAGGCCGATCATCCGGGCTTTCTGCAGTTACAACGAAAAATTGGACGGGTCGCAGCTCCAAGAGCGAAACCAGATCGTCTTCAAGTAACTGCGGCAGGAAGGCTGCCCATCCCTAACGTATTCATGTCCGTTTCGTCACACGAGACACAGTTCGATCCAGCGGATGCCCTGACGGTACTCAAGGTACACAACACCTCCTCAATTCTGGTATCGGCGTACGATCTTGTGAAGTCTCCCGATCGAGAAAACATGATTAAAGAGATCAAGAGCTATCGGGAAAATGGAGGTTTTGTACTCATGGACTCGGGCAACTATGAAGCGACCCGTTTGAATGACGAGGATTGGAAGCCCTCTCACTTCAAACAAGCTTTAGCTGAAGCTCTCCATGACTGGGCATTCATTTTCGACACCAAGCCCAGCAAAGATACACAGGTCGCCATTAGGAAGATCATCAGAGCCGTAAAAAGGGATTCGAAACACTCAACTGTGCCTGTAATCCCGATTGTTCATGTCGAACAGAATGAGCGGGGCCTCGCTCAGTTGCCTGAGATCGTCCGGGGCGTCTCCGAGCAGCTCAATCCACCGGTAATTGCTATTGCGGAAAGGGAATTGGGAGCTGGGATGGCAACACGGGCGAAAACGATGAAGCGAATCAGGGCTGAGCTCAACGAGTTGCCCTACTATCAACCCATCCACCTGCTCGGAACTGGCAACCCTTGGAGCATCGCAGTGCTTGTCGCTGCCGGGGCGGACACATTCGATGGCCTAGAGTGGTGCCGATTTGCAATTGACCCCGCCCACGGACGCCTGCACCACTTTCAGCATTTTGATTTTTTCAAAAATAAGGGGGAGCGTACCCCTTTCCTCGACATGGTGGATGCTGATCATGCAATCAAATACGCGGGAAGAGTCGCGTTTTACAATCTGGAGTACTATGCCGAGTTTGGCCGACTCATGCGCGAAATGATCTCAACAAAAGACGCGGAGCTTTTTGCGACTGGCACCATGCGGGGCATAGGCTTCCAAGAGCTGAGAAAGCTGTTCCCGGAGATTTTCCCATGA
- a CDS encoding carbohydrate kinase family protein, producing MHIAGGLYRELCDIPFWDATLGSGGRAAVAIAGKCPSVELHTYASSADKPTLVALRSQGIELNISLRSSPIAFAYFHSLSVPHVQPVYSDIERQASITVTGDAVLRFGFLEGDAVVIANKAVYDPQTWRDPAAFTANGSKANELALVLNELELQHASGITELEQAAEHLIRVQDAAVVVVKRGTRGASVYERSGQVSHVPAYRSSTVFKIGTGDVFSALFALHWAERGLCAAKAADLASRSVSMYCATRTYDFNKRVMLELQPVSSSVGAVIHLEGSAQSLGQRFALEEARYTLGQLGMEVYCPELEVDSSVRSADAFLVIDDDLREDALSRIALAYTSAIPVVTLHERISTKLSIPESTWITDDFTTAMYLAAWSAGDRLAADERREQ from the coding sequence ATGCACATTGCTGGTGGTCTTTATCGTGAGCTTTGCGACATACCTTTTTGGGACGCAACCCTTGGCTCCGGGGGACGCGCAGCTGTCGCAATTGCAGGAAAATGCCCGAGTGTTGAACTACACACGTATGCTTCTTCTGCCGATAAGCCGACTTTGGTGGCGCTGCGAAGTCAGGGCATAGAACTCAACATCAGTTTACGGTCATCGCCAATCGCTTTCGCCTATTTCCATTCCCTTTCGGTTCCGCACGTCCAGCCTGTCTATTCCGACATCGAACGACAAGCCTCAATAACCGTTACGGGTGATGCCGTCTTGCGCTTTGGTTTTCTGGAAGGCGATGCGGTTGTGATTGCCAACAAGGCGGTATATGACCCCCAGACCTGGCGAGATCCTGCAGCTTTTACAGCCAATGGATCGAAGGCCAATGAATTGGCGCTGGTCTTGAATGAACTGGAACTGCAGCATGCTTCAGGCATAACGGAGCTTGAGCAGGCAGCAGAACACTTGATACGTGTGCAAGACGCGGCCGTTGTGGTGGTTAAAAGGGGAACACGAGGAGCATCAGTTTACGAACGTTCTGGGCAGGTTTCTCACGTCCCAGCCTATCGCTCCTCGACGGTTTTCAAGATCGGAACAGGAGATGTGTTCAGCGCTTTGTTCGCGCTACATTGGGCAGAGCGAGGGCTTTGTGCAGCGAAGGCAGCTGATTTGGCCTCACGCAGCGTCTCAATGTATTGCGCCACTCGAACCTATGATTTTAACAAGCGCGTGATGCTTGAACTACAGCCGGTATCCTCCTCAGTCGGTGCTGTGATTCACCTGGAGGGTTCTGCGCAATCATTGGGCCAACGGTTCGCACTGGAGGAAGCCAGATACACGTTGGGTCAACTGGGAATGGAGGTTTACTGCCCTGAGCTGGAAGTTGATTCGAGTGTACGAAGCGCCGATGCCTTCTTGGTCATTGATGACGACCTGAGAGAAGACGCACTGTCTCGAATTGCCCTCGCCTACACTAGCGCAATTCCTGTTGTGACGCTGCATGAGCGCATCAGCACTAAGCTTTCTATACCTGAAAGCACCTGGATCACCGACGACTTCACGACGGCTATGTACCTGGCTGCGTGGTCAGCAGGTGACCGACTCGCGGCAGACGAGCGTAGAGAACAATAA